DNA from Cutibacterium acnes:
CGGGGCATCCTCCAGAAGAATTTCCGTGAGCTTCTCACTAATATTACGCATGAGGTCGTCAGGACGTTCGCAACTGGACAGGATGGGGGACAGAGCGTCAACAAGATCCCTCTCCCCGTTAGTAAGGCGGGCAGCGCACACCTGACCAAACAGATCGGGCTTCGATCCGAAGTTGGAGTACACCGCCCCCTTGGTGAATCCGGCATCCGTGGCAATGCGTCGCAGACTGGCGCCGACATAGCCGTCCCGTTCAAAGTTGTGGGCGGCTACGGCAAGTATTCTGCTTCTCACCTCATCGCGGTGAGGTCGTTCTACTGCGGCAGGCATCACAAGTTGTCGTCTTTCGAGGAATCCAGAACTAGATCGGTGGCGGTACCACCGGTATCGGATACCAATGGTATCCGTCTCTAGGGTCCAGCCCAAATCGGTCGGCTAGGGTAGAAAACCCGAGTGTCGTCGTGACGAGGAGGGTCATGCCATTGTCGTTATCCGATCTCGATGGGGATTACCTCATGTCGAGTACGACCACCGATTCCTTCGCCGTGCTTCTACGGCGAGTCGCTCCTGAACTCTTACCCCCGACGACCGTCGACACCAGCGTTCCCGAACTGTTGAGGCACGGCAGAACTGTGCTGGCGATTCGCTACAACGGGGGAGTCGTCGTTGCCGCTGATCTGGGCTCCGCATTGGCAAGACGCCTCGGTCAGACCGACGTCGACCGTATTCTCGGCACCGACGACCGGTGCGTTATTGGCGTCGCCGGGGCAGCCGG
Protein-coding regions in this window:
- a CDS encoding TetR/AcrR family transcriptional regulator is translated as MPAAVERPHRDEVRSRILAVAAHNFERDGYVGASLRRIATDAGFTKGAVYSNFGSKPDLFGQVCAARLTNGERDLVDALSPILSSCERPDDLMRNISEKLTEILLEDAPWQVILAEFRALARRDAEIAKAYSKLQSQRIAQLAELMTQYGVLDHIESADAANPRSLAVVVLSLVNVLALEFSVASAVIDRQVITDVIERAIRGFLQ